A stretch of the Solanum dulcamara chromosome 6, daSolDulc1.2, whole genome shotgun sequence genome encodes the following:
- the LOC129893221 gene encoding tubby-like F-box protein 7 → MSLRRSFLSRRIISRSFTFSKSFKEFKLPEASTRDDFVVSNKLGDEQSGAAVESDSGDATSSWSNMLPEILGEIIQRVEASEHSWPLRQNVVACGCVCKRWRQVTEDVVESSLQAGKITFPSCLKQPGPRDSPLQCFIKRDKKNATFYLYLALSPSLMDQGKFLLAARRYRNGAHIEYIISLDADDLSQRSKAYVGKLRSDFLGTNFTIYDSQPPHNGARPSSSRSCRRFASKQISPQLPAGNFEVGSVSYKLNLLKSRGPRRMISSLKCPCPGEAVMDKSQDAPKQQQPGSAETSSTVLKNKAPRWHEHLQCWCLNFHGRVTVASVKNFQLVATMDQSQPGGKGDEDTVILQFGKVGDDIFTMDYRKPLSAFQAFAICLTSFGTKLACE, encoded by the exons ATGTCACTGCGTCGTTCTTTTCTCTCACGAAGAATCATCAGTCGATCTTTTACATTTTCAAAATCATTCAAAGAATTCAAACTTCCAGAAGCTTCTACGAGAGATGATTTCGTTGTTTCGAACAAATTAGGAGACGAGCAAAGCGGCGCCGCCGTTGAATCGGATTCCGGCGATGCGACGTCGTCGTGGTCGAATATGTTGCCGGAGATTCTGGGAGAGATAATACAGAGAGTGGAAGCTTCTGAGCATAGTTGGCCACTCCGTCAAAACGTCGTCGCTTGTGGATGTGTGTGTAAGAGATGGAGGCAAGTTACTGAGGATGTAGTTGAGTCGTCTCTTCAGGCTGGAAAAATTACTTTCCCTTCTTGCCTTAAGCAG CCTGGGCCTCGAGACTCTCCTCTTCAATGTTTCATCAAACGTGACAAGAAGAACGCAACCTTTTACCTGTATCTTGCTCTTTCACCCT CGTTAATGGACCAGGGGAAGTTCCTCTTAGCAGCCCGGAGGTACAGAAATGGTGCTCACATTGAATATATAATATCTCTTGACGCAGATGATTTGTCTCAGAGAAGTAAGGCGTATGTTGGGAAGTTAAG GTCGGACTTTCTTGGAACCAATTTTACCATATATGATAGTCAACCCCCACACAATGGGGCAAGGCCATCAAGCAGCCGGTCTTGTCGACGTTTTGCAAGCAAGCAAATTAGTCCCCAGTTACCAGCTGGTAATTTTGAAGTGGGAAGTGTTTCCTACAAGTTAAACTTGTTGAAGTCAAGAGGACCAAGGAGGATGATAAGTTCACTCAAGTGCCCTTGCCCTGGAGAAGCTGTTATGGACAAATCTCAGGATGCTCCGAAGCAGCAGCAGCCTGGTTCCGCAGAAACCAGCTCCACAGTTCTGAAAAACAAAGCTCCACGGTGGCATGAGCATTTGCAATGTTGGTGTTTAAATTTCCACGGCAGGGTCACCGTTGCATCTGTGAAAAACTTTCAGCTAGTTGCAACGATGGACCAAAGCCAACCTGGTGGAAAAGGTGACGAGGATACAGTTATCCTCCAGTTTGGGAAAGTAGGAGATGATATTTTTACAATGGACTACAGGAAGCCTTTGTCTGCTTTCCAAGCGTTTGCAATTTGCCTGACCAGTTTTGGTACAAAATTGGCCTGTGAATAG
- the LOC129891829 gene encoding protein DOG1-like 4, with translation MSFQRFYQTWFDQLKEIVRQLNQVPRPATSDEHRQLQQQLVQKLISHYCEYYRVKSLAAKNDILSVFSAPWCTSLERSLQWIAGWRPTTAFHLIYTESSILFESHIIDILRGFRYGDLGDLSPDQLARVSELQCEAVHEENSITDELSDWQDGASEIIGLMGDVDAKMEKLVEILEKADKVRMKTIENLVELLTPQQKVEFLIASAHLQFGVRRWGINHDRQRENS, from the exons atgagcTTCCAGCGTTTCTACCAAACATGGTTCGATCAACTGAAAGAAATCGTACGGCAACTTAACCAAGTTCCACGGCCGGCGACTAGTGATGAACACCGCCAATTGCAACAACAGCTGGTTCAAAAACTGATATCACATTACTGCGAGTACTACCGAGTCAAGTCTTTAGCTGCAAAAAATGACATCCTCTCTGTTTTCTCTGCGCCATGGTGTACTTCACTTGAACGATCTCTCCAATGGATTGCCGGATGGCGACCGACTACGGCGTTCCACCTTATCTACACTGAATCAAGCATTCTGTTTGAATCTCACATTATCGACATTCTCCGTGGTTTCCGATACGGAGACCTCGGTGATCTGTCGCCTGATCAACTCGCTCGTGTTAGTGAACTTCAATGTGAAGCTGTTCACGAAGAAAATTCTATCACCGATGAACTCTCCGACTGGCAG GATGGTGCAAGCGAGATAATTGGTTTAATGGGAGACGTTGATGCGAAGATGGAAAAGCTAGTGGAAATTTTAGAGAAGGCGGACAAAGTGAGGATGAAGACGATAGAAAATTTGGTAGAGCTATTAACGCCACAACAAAAAGTGGAATTTCTTATAGCATCGGCGCATTTGCAATTCGGTGTTCGCAGATGGGGAATCAATCATGACCGTCAAAGAGaaaattcatga
- the LOC129892984 gene encoding uncharacterized protein LOC129892984, which translates to MARTMLLIALVFILVCVAPCFEARKQYVESVPSLGTGNLQSVSSLGIGNVDHNLISLKSVMYPRIGHVDGNLMSIPSPGAGHDGGGLKSIPNLRIGHVDGNLMSVPSPGAGHDGGGLKSVPYLRIGHVDGNLMSVPSPGAGHDGGGLKSVPNLRIGHVDGNLMSVPSPGAGHEGGGLKSVPNLRIGHVDGNLMSVPSPRVGHDGGGLKPVSNLRIGHVDGNLMSVPTPGVSHDDRGLINAR; encoded by the coding sequence ATGGCTCGAACAATGCTTTTGATTGCTTTggtttttattttagtttgtgTTGCACCATGTTTTGAAGCAAGGAAACAATATGTTGAATCAGTCCCTAGTCTTGGAACTGGCAATTTGCAATCAGTCTCAAGTCTTGGAATAGGCAATGTTGATCACAATTTGATATCTTTGAAGTCAGTTATGTATCCTAGAATTGGCCATGTTGATGGCAATTTGATGTCAATCCCGAGTCCTGGAGCCGGCCATGATGGTGGCGGTTTGAAGTCAATTCCGAATCTTAGAATTGGCCATGTTGATGGCAATTTGATGTCAGTTCCGAGTCCTGGAGCCGGCCATGATGGTGGCGGTTTGAAGTCAGTTCCGTATCTTAGAATTGGCCATGTTGATGGCAATTTGATGTCAGTCCCGAGTCCTGGAGCCGGCCATGATGGTGGCGGTTTGAAGTCAGTTCCGAATCTTAGAATTGGCCATGTTGATGGCAATTTGATGTCAGTCCCGAGTCCTGGAGCCGGCCATGAAGGTGGCGGTTTGAAGTCAGTTCCGAATCTTAGAATTGGCCATGTTGATGGCAATTTGATGTCAGTCCCGAGTCCTAGAGTCGGTCATGATGGTGGCGGTTTGAAGCCAGTTTCGAATCTTAGAATTGGCCACGTTGATGGCAATTTGATGTCAGTCCCGACTCCTGGAGTCAGCCATGATGATCGTGGTTTGATAAATGCTCGTTAA
- the LOC129893078 gene encoding uncharacterized protein LOC129893078, with protein MARFALLMLLIALVIMLVCVVPGFEARIQLNNKDKMKKDDLFPIQNVFPKFNNPASSAPSKKGHTTLGSTKTQYVGSNVGRNLESVPSPGVGNFDHNLMSVPSPGIGNFDHNLVSVPSFGIGNVDHNMQSVPSPGIGKFGRKLKSVPSPGIGHDDRSLRSVPSPGIGHDDRSLRSVPSPGIGHDDRSLRSVPSPGIGHVDRSLKPVSNPKIDHVNRNLRPVPSLKISQ; from the exons ATGGCTCGTTTTGCATTATTAATGCTTTTGATTGCTTTGGTTATTATGTTAGTTTGTGTTGTACCGGGTTTTGAAGCAAGAATCCAATTGAATAACAAGGATAAGATGAAGAAGGACGATCTTTTTCCTATTCAAAATGTCTTTCCTAAGTTCAATAACCCGGCTTCTTCGGCCCCAAGCAAAAAAGGTCACACCACATTAGGTAGTACCAAAACACAATATGTTGGTAGCAATGTTGGTCGCAATTTGGAGTCGGTCCCTAGTCCTGGAGTTGGCAATTTTGATCACAATTTGATGTCAGTTCCTAGTCCtggaattggaaattttgatcaCAATTTGGTGTCAGTCCCTAGTTTTGGAATTGGCAATGTTGATCACAATATGCAATCAGTCCCGAGTCCTGGAATAGGCAAGTTTGGTCGCAAATTGAA GTCAGTCCCGAGTCCTGGAATTGGCCATGATGATCGCAGTTTGAGGTCAGTCCCGAGTCCTGGAATTGGCCATGATGATCGCAGTTTGAGGTCAGTCCCGAGTCCTGGAATTGGCCATGATGATCGTAGTTTGAGGTCAGTCCCGAGTCCTGGAATTGGCCATGTTGATCGCAGTTTGAAGCCAGTCTCAAATCCTAAAATTGATCATGTTAATCGCAATTTGAGGCCAGTCCCAAGTCTTAAAATCAGTCAATGA